In Lewinellaceae bacterium, the genomic stretch GGTATCAAATGCGCCCAGGTACAGGCCGCGTTCATCTTTATTCAGGTTGCCGCTGACCTCATCCATCCATAACTTCTGGGCTCCAAGGGTGGATTTACCCACTTCCATCTGAGTGATCTTCCGCACCGGGTATTTGGTCATAATGTTCCCCTGTGAAGTCCTTCCCTTGATGTCCAGGGTGGCAAAATCGAATTCAAAATTTTTGATTTTGGCCTTGCAACCCGATGAAAGCTGAACATTGATGACCTCCGATTCGCCATTCGGGTTGGCAGTTAAGTAGAGCACTTTTGAGCCTGGTGTTCCCTTGGTCAGGTCGTAGGGTTTATCCCGCGTGATCGCGGTCACCTGGAATCGCTTTACCATAGAACGACCGGTTTTGCCATCCAGGTACACCAGATTATACGTGGTGCGGTCGTCACCTTTCTGCCACACGGCCACATGGAGGATATCCTTACCGACGAAGACTTTGTCGGCAATGCGGCTCACCTGGAAGTTACCATCTTTTCGGATGACGATGATGTCGTCAATGTCCGAGCAGTCCGTGACAAATTCATCGTTTTTCATACCATAACCGATGAATCCTTCTTTGTGGTTGACATACAGTTTGGCATTGTTCGCGATCACCTGCGTGGCCTGGATCGAATCGAACGAAGTGATCTCGGTACGTCTTTCTCTTCCCGCGCCGTATTTCTCCAGCAGGCTTTTGAAATAGTCAATGGCGTATTCGGTGAGGTGGGCGAGGTGGAACAGGGTTTGTTCAAGATCCTCCTCGATCTGACGGATGATCTCATCGGCTTTGAAGGTGTTGTATTTTGAGATGCGTTTGATCTTGATCTCGGTCAGCCGGATGATGTCTTCCTGGGTCACATCCCGGACCAGCCGAAGCCGCTTGTCGTTGGGCATTGCCTTCATGCCAGGGGTGACAATGTATTTTTTCAGTTCTTCAGCGATGGTCTCGATGACTTCTTCAAAAGACTCGCATTCCTCTATTTCGCGGTAGATACGGTTCTCGATGAAGATCTTTTCCAGACTGGCAAGGTGCCATTTCTCTTCGAGTTCTCCTTTTTTAATCTCCAATTCCCTGCGCAGGAGCTCTTTGGTGTTTCCGGTCGAGATGTGCAGCATTTCCTCGACGGTGAGAAAATGAGGTTTGTTGTCGATGATGACACAGGCATTCGGTGATATGCTTACCTCACAATCGGTGAAGGCATACAGGGCGCCGATGGTTACGTCCGGCGAGGTGCCAGGCACCAGTTCGATGAGGACTTCCACATCTTTGGCGGTGTTGTCAATGACTTTTTTGATCTTGATCTTCCCTTTGTCATTGGCTTTCAGAATGCTGTCGATTAACTGAGTGGTGGTGACCCCGTAGGGCAGTTCTTTGACCACGAGGTTCTTCTTGTCCTGGATCTCTATCTTAGACCGTACGCGGACTTTGCCGCCACGCTTTCCGCCGCCATATAGTTCGACGTCGATCTGCCCTCCGGTCTGGAAATCGGGGTAAAGGGTTACTTTCCTGCCTTTTAAGACATCGATGGATGCTTTGATCAGCTCAATGAAATTGTGTGGCAGGATCTTGGTGGACAGTCCGACGGCGATACCATCCACACCCTGTGCCAGGACCAGTGGAAATTTCACTGGCAGGTTGATGGGCTCTTTGCGACGTCCGTCGTATGAAAGCTGCCATTCGGTAGTCTGCGGGTTGAAAAGTACCTCAAGGGCAAACTTGGTGAGACGCGCTTCGATGTACCGTGGCGCAGCTGCCGAATCGCCGGTGCGGATATCACCCCAGTTGCCCTGGGTTTCGATCAGTAGTTCTTTCTGACCCAGATTGACCAGTGCATCGCCGATGGCGGCATCCCCGTGAGGGTGGTACTGCATGGTGTGCCCGATGATATTGGCCACCTTATGAAAGCGACCGTCATCCATTTCCCGCATGCTATGCAATATGCGGCGCTGTACAGGCTTCAGACCATCTTCGATGGCCGGCACCGCACGTTCCAGGATTACATAGGATGCATAGTCCAGGAAGTAATCCTCGTACATGCCTTTTAGCGAGGTGATCTGGGCTTCAGGATCTTTTGGACTCATGTATTATATAAATATTATATGCATTAACAACTGAAAACGTAAAGTTAATAAATGCATATATGGTTTAATAACAGAATTGACAGCAATTTTTACCGGCTGATTTACGCCGCGAATGTACAATTTATGAGGTATAAACGATAGCGATGAATTGTGGGTGTCACCTGGTCCATGGATTGGATTGAAGACATTCAAAAATTCCGAAGCGCCTCAAAAATCTTCATAGAGATTTAGCAGACAGAAAAATTAGCAGAAATATCAACAACAAATCAGACCAGAGTGAGAACCAATGATGAATTGGTTTATGATCGAGTCATAACCATCGTCTTTTTATTAAGTAGTTTCCTCAGAATGGATAGTTGGCCAATGTGGAAACTTTCATGAGTGGCGAAATATTGGATAAGCCCTGACAAAGTTTCATCCGGAATGGAAGTTTGAAATGGAGGCCTGGATAGCAATACCTCTTCCGGCAAATTCTGCAGGCTTATTTTAAGTTCGCCTGAAACATTCAACCAATCGGTTTTAATTTGTTCCAGAGATGGATAGTCCGGATCTATCGTGTTGGAAGTTCCTTTTCCAAACTGTTTTTTATACGTTGAATTGACGGGAGTTTTTGTTGTTAGACTCACAATGGTCATTCTGGCGTCGGTCAAATGACCGGCAATCCATTTTACCGGATTCAGATTTTCGGAAAATTGGAAATTGCTCTCTTCCTCGGATATATTTTCCAGTGCATTCAGAAACCAGCTCGTTTGTAATTCGTAAGCTGCTGCTAATGTGTCAATGTTCATGGTTTTCAGGTGTTTTAATGCACAATGTTTAAGCTTCTCAAAGGGGGTGCATTCTTTATATAATCAATAAATGCCTCACTGATGCCAATATCCTGCAGTTGACGGATACTGAATGGCGTTTGATGAGGTAGGGGCTGGTGTTTTTTAAAATAAGCAGGAACCTTTTTATTACCGATAGCAGCACGACCGATCGCGACCACATCCGCACCCAGCTCCATTGCTTTTTGAGCAGCTTCCATGCTGTTTATACTTCCGGACACGATTAATGGAAGTGCCGAAGACAGTTGATCCCGTAAATACGATATGGTAGTTAATTGCGGATATTTATTCGTCCTGACAGCATAGTCCAACTGCGAAGAATGGATGTAGTCAATACCGTCTTGAGCGAGCCAATTGGCAATTTGAATATTTTCATCGATATCCAACCCGGTTTCTATCCCGGCACCTTCAAAACTCAACCGGAAACCGATCAGAAAATCCGCGGAAACAGCATTGCGGCAAGCCCTTGCGACCTCCCTCGAAAATCGTGCTCTGTTCCCGAGATCTCCTCCATATTCGTCGGTTCTTAAATTGGTCATGGTGCTGATAAACTGGGTAAACAGATATCCATTTGCGCCATGAATTTCAACACCATCAAATCCTGCTTTTTCAGCCCGGGCACAGGCCATGGCAAAATCTGCAGCAATTTGATTTATTTGCTGTTGGGATAAGGCAACCGGTGGCACGAAGTCCGGAATCATGGGCAGCAGGTAGCTGCTGGCGCTATGTGGTTTTTCACCGGTCAGCGCTTCATTTGCCCGTGAGCCGGCGTGGCACAACTGGATGATGTTCAGGCTACCATGTTGTTTCATGGTATTCGCAAGGATTGTGAGTCCGGGTATGTATTCGTCGTGGGCGAGACTAAGCTGATTGTAAAATGCAGTGGACGTATCCGATATCGAGGCCGCACAGGAGATGACGATACCGAAGCCGTCCTCCGAAAGCCGGATAAGCCAGTCTGCTTCCTCACGGCTAAGACTACCGTCCGAATGGCTTTGCTGGGTGGTCATGGGGGCCACAGCTAACCGGTTAGCGGATCTTTTACCTCTTTTGAATTTGATCGGAGTGAAAACCATATAGCCGGATTAAAATAGGTTGCGAATGTAGTTCCAATACTTTACTTTTGCAAGTAGTTACATAATTGTATAGTACTTACAAAAAGTAGTGTATTGCTATAAACAGGCACTTTGGCAACCATGAAAAAAACAAAGCTTTCTCAATGTCCGATAACCAGGACCATGGAAATGATCGGTGGCAAATGGTCATTACCGGTTATTTATACCTTAATGAACCAGACCAAACGCTTTAAAGAGCTGGAGCGGAGCATTGAGGGGATTAACACCCGGATGCTGGTCAAAGAGCTCAAACAACTGGAAACAAATGGTATTATTTCCCGAAAAGTTTTTGCAGAAGTGCCACCCCGCGTGGAGTATTCGCTTACTTCAAAAGGACATGCTTTGAAACAAGTGTTGGAAGAAATGAAATCCTGGGGCAAACGTTACGTTGAATTTTAAACCGGTTAACGCCATTTTTCCAGCCATGGATTATCCATTGGTTGATGTGGGTATGCAGAGGGTCATTCAGGACGGTGCAGACTTTCGTACATCATATCCAGCAAACCATTCACGATGGCATCTTCTGCGCACCCTGGTTTTAATTTGGATGACACGACTTCGAAAGTATATGTTCCGAAGGCGGCGTCATTGGGAATGTATCCGGATTTGGCATATCCATTGGTCAGGGTGAGCATCATGGTGTTTGCATAAGGCGACTCCTTCTTAAGGCGGGTCGCTATCGGGTTAAATACTTCTCCATTCACGGAGGTAATGGCGATATTTCCCAGTGTGATCAACCCCAGTTTTAAATCCACGGAGTCGGCATCTTCATAAACGCCAGGATACCCGGCTCTGCCCTCGTCAAGCCGATTGCGCCCGGGACAAGTCACCGTTTTTCTGCCAACAAAAACCGGTGAATCCGTTGATTTCCTGGTTATGCCACGCATGATATGCAAAACTTCCTCACCCAGAAACTGGCCCATAGAAAGGAGCATTTGTTTTTGCTGGCCCATGAGCTTGATGACTTTGGGATCGTTTCTGTCCAGGCCAAATCCTCCCGGAGGCATCTTATTGCTGATGTCAACACCTCTACTGGCAAATTCTTTGATCCGGATCTCCCGCAGATCATAAGTCTGCTGATAGTAGATGGGATTCTGATCACCGCATGCCCCGGTAGACCAGACCGCCACGACTGTGTCATCAAAATTGTCTTCCAGATACCTGGATGCTGCTCCGGGCACGTCGCCACTGACCATGTCAAACATACCGGAAATGACCCCATGTACGGCATAATTGTAGTACACGGCAATGGGTTTTCCCTGTAGTGTTTCAAAGGTTACAACGGCCACGGTTTTATCGGATGGACCATCGTAATTTGGTCCTTCCCACCACCGTCTGGTTTCCGGGTCAATGATGTTCCGATTTACATTGATGTAAGAAACCCCTTCCCCGTAACCGATCCTGGCTGGCTGCATGTTATCCATGGCCAACTGGACCGAGCGGACAATTTTTAATTCAAATTCCTCTCCCCGGATATCGAAAGGAACACTGTGGGTATGGGATGCTGTCAGCATAATATTGGAGGCAGGTATACCCGTCAGGTGTTCAATCCGTCCCAGAATCCGTTCGGCCATCATATCGTTGAATCCGCCGACATCCACCGTTACCAGCACAATCGTATCACGGGTACTCCGTACGACGATAGCCCGGGAATAAATCTGATCGTTGATGCCCAGATAAGATTCGGGTAGCTCTTCAGCGGCGGGGGTAAGATTTACTTTGGCTGCTCCGGCCCATAAGGCGGAGTGCTCATCCATCTCAGCATGAATTGATATTCCGGAGATCAGTAAAAGCAAGAAGCAAAGAATGGTTGTTCGTGTTGGTGTTATATCCTCCAAGATGCCAGTTTTTAGTGTTTTGGACCGGGTTGAAGCTTCTTTTAAAGTTACCAATTTCCGGACAATGGCTTGCATTCCTTAAAATGTCATCCATCATAATGTCCGGAACCCTTCGGGAAGTGCAATTTATCAAATGCACCAGACAACCGGAATGAGAGATAGGCCTGGCTGGCATTACGGCTGATGATGTATCGGGCACCAGTCCGGTAAGAAGATTCCATGGGGCAGTCGGTTAGCAGTATTGCCCGGTAAGCAGCTAAATAGCGCTTCCGGGCGTTTAATAGTACACGCCTGACCGGAAAGTATCTGCCATGAATATTTGGTAATTCGGGCTATATTTGAAATGAGATGGATGTTTCGATCGATCTGAAATACGAAGAGGAAGACTTCATCAAAGCCTGCGCCGACAAAGAAAGATGGGCTCAGCAGAAATTGTATGAAGATCACTATGGCACCATGATGGGTGTCTGTCTTCGCTATGCCAACAACGAAGATGAAGCATTGGACATCCTGCACGACGCATTCATCAAAATATTCCGCAGCATCGGCGATTACAAACCAGGGACTTCATTGCAAGCCTGGATGCGCCGGATCATGGTCAATACTTCGATCGACTATTACCGCAAACAGACGCGCAGAAGGACCGAAGATCTGGATAATGCTTTTGGGGTTCAGTCTTACGATCCGAATGCATTGAGTCTTTGTGCAGCAGAGGATATCATTGCCTGTATCCAGATGTTGACACCTGCGTACCGTTCGGTATTTAATTTGTATGTCATAGAGGGGTACTCGCATAAAGAAATTGCGGATATCCTGAACATTACCGAAAGTACCAGTCGATCTAACCTGGTCAAGGCAAGGATAAAACTGAAAGAATTGTTGAGTGAATATAAGCAGCCACCTTTATGAGTGACCAATCGTTCGACAAGATTATAAAAAACGCTTTACAGGATTATGGTAAGGCATCAAAGCCGGCAGACTGGGATCTTTTTTCCGAGCGCGTTGCCCGTGAGGTAGATTCAGATCCGGAGGATGCGTTTGATGCATTGATCCAGAGTAAGCTGACACACTATGAGGCGCCTTTTCAACCGGCACATTGGGAACAGTTCTCCCACCAGTTGGACGCATCGCTGCATGATCACTATGCCGAGGAGCTGGATCAGCATATCCAGTCTTCACTACGCAATTTTGAAGTGCCTTATGTTCCGGAGACCTGGTCCAGGCTGGAAGAAAAACTCATCGCCCGCCGCTATTACATCCGTCGTCTGTATCTGACCAAAGCCATGGAAGTGGCAGCACTGGTGTTGTTCCTCTTTACCTCCTACCGCTATTGGCCGGTATACCAGGATTTATTCCAGACCCGGGATGCGGAAATACCGGTGGTCTCATCGCCGATGATCCAGGAGCAGAATAATGAGATTCAGACCTTGAGAGATGCAGCAGCTACCGGACAGGAATTAGCAGATGCAGGTCAGGATGCATTAACCGGTACAGAAGGTATAGTCAACGCCCCAGTACCGGAGATATGGCCTACCGGCAACCGGGTATCCCCAGCGACACCTTCCCTGGAAGCATCTCAGCCCCGGGTGACCACACATGATTTTAATACAGTGGTAGAAGCCGAGTCACCTGACCTGAACCGGCCACGGACACTGCTGGACGGAACCAAGATTTTACCCACGGAAGAGCAACTTTTGCCCATCGAAAACCCTGCTCCTGATGCCCGGGTGGCCGATGCCCGTCCTCGCGACCCCATGGCCAGCTTTGCTGCGCTCCGTGAACCCACACTCAATAACTATGCGCAATCTTCAGAAAACGCCATACACCTGTCGGCCTATGAAAATGAGCGCAAACAGCGGGTACCTAAAAGGATAA encodes the following:
- a CDS encoding tRNA-dihydrouridine synthase, whose protein sequence is MVFTPIKFKRGKRSANRLAVAPMTTQQSHSDGSLSREEADWLIRLSEDGFGIVISCAASISDTSTAFYNQLSLAHDEYIPGLTILANTMKQHGSLNIIQLCHAGSRANEALTGEKPHSASSYLLPMIPDFVPPVALSQQQINQIAADFAMACARAEKAGFDGVEIHGANGYLFTQFISTMTNLRTDEYGGDLGNRARFSREVARACRNAVSADFLIGFRLSFEGAGIETGLDIDENIQIANWLAQDGIDYIHSSQLDYAVRTNKYPQLTTISYLRDQLSSALPLIVSGSINSMEAAQKAMELGADVVAIGRAAIGNKKVPAYFKKHQPLPHQTPFSIRQLQDIGISEAFIDYIKNAPPLRSLNIVH
- a CDS encoding helix-turn-helix transcriptional regulator, with translation MKKTKLSQCPITRTMEMIGGKWSLPVIYTLMNQTKRFKELERSIEGINTRMLVKELKQLETNGIISRKVFAEVPPRVEYSLTSKGHALKQVLEEMKSWGKRYVEF
- a CDS encoding RNA polymerase sigma factor, with protein sequence MDVSIDLKYEEEDFIKACADKERWAQQKLYEDHYGTMMGVCLRYANNEDEALDILHDAFIKIFRSIGDYKPGTSLQAWMRRIMVNTSIDYYRKQTRRRTEDLDNAFGVQSYDPNALSLCAAEDIIACIQMLTPAYRSVFNLYVIEGYSHKEIADILNITESTSRSNLVKARIKLKELLSEYKQPPL
- a CDS encoding DinB family protein; protein product: MNIDTLAAAYELQTSWFLNALENISEEESNFQFSENLNPVKWIAGHLTDARMTIVSLTTKTPVNSTYKKQFGKGTSNTIDPDYPSLEQIKTDWLNVSGELKISLQNLPEEVLLSRPPFQTSIPDETLSGLIQYFATHESFHIGQLSILRKLLNKKTMVMTRS
- a CDS encoding DNA gyrase/topoisomerase IV subunit A; its protein translation is MSPKDPEAQITSLKGMYEDYFLDYASYVILERAVPAIEDGLKPVQRRILHSMREMDDGRFHKVANIIGHTMQYHPHGDAAIGDALVNLGQKELLIETQGNWGDIRTGDSAAAPRYIEARLTKFALEVLFNPQTTEWQLSYDGRRKEPINLPVKFPLVLAQGVDGIAVGLSTKILPHNFIELIKASIDVLKGRKVTLYPDFQTGGQIDVELYGGGKRGGKVRVRSKIEIQDKKNLVVKELPYGVTTTQLIDSILKANDKGKIKIKKVIDNTAKDVEVLIELVPGTSPDVTIGALYAFTDCEVSISPNACVIIDNKPHFLTVEEMLHISTGNTKELLRRELEIKKGELEEKWHLASLEKIFIENRIYREIEECESFEEVIETIAEELKKYIVTPGMKAMPNDKRLRLVRDVTQEDIIRLTEIKIKRISKYNTFKADEIIRQIEEDLEQTLFHLAHLTEYAIDYFKSLLEKYGAGRERRTEITSFDSIQATQVIANNAKLYVNHKEGFIGYGMKNDEFVTDCSDIDDIIVIRKDGNFQVSRIADKVFVGKDILHVAVWQKGDDRTTYNLVYLDGKTGRSMVKRFQVTAITRDKPYDLTKGTPGSKVLYLTANPNGESEVINVQLSSGCKAKIKNFEFDFATLDIKGRTSQGNIMTKYPVRKITQMEVGKSTLGAQKLWMDEVSGNLNKDERGLYLGAFDTGDQILVITRDGSYQLTDFELTNRYVPKDIVHIGKFDHEEVISAIYYDGDKETTFVKRFQIETSSANQKFGFISDHRSSQLYFATTDPEPTVICTYKEKNKKMQETIILHEFIDVKGWKAQGNKLLSGKLVEVKQLEAEEEDGEEGEPGASLKAGDTIEFDVPHQKSIFDLDDDQDN
- a CDS encoding neutral/alkaline non-lysosomal ceramidase N-terminal domain-containing protein, whose amino-acid sequence is MDEHSALWAGAAKVNLTPAAEELPESYLGINDQIYSRAIVVRSTRDTIVLVTVDVGGFNDMMAERILGRIEHLTGIPASNIMLTASHTHSVPFDIRGEEFELKIVRSVQLAMDNMQPARIGYGEGVSYINVNRNIIDPETRRWWEGPNYDGPSDKTVAVVTFETLQGKPIAVYYNYAVHGVISGMFDMVSGDVPGAASRYLEDNFDDTVVAVWSTGACGDQNPIYYQQTYDLREIRIKEFASRGVDISNKMPPGGFGLDRNDPKVIKLMGQQKQMLLSMGQFLGEEVLHIMRGITRKSTDSPVFVGRKTVTCPGRNRLDEGRAGYPGVYEDADSVDLKLGLITLGNIAITSVNGEVFNPIATRLKKESPYANTMMLTLTNGYAKSGYIPNDAAFGTYTFEVVSSKLKPGCAEDAIVNGLLDMMYESLHRPE